The Halanaerobium praevalens DSM 2228 genome contains a region encoding:
- a CDS encoding SurA N-terminal domain-containing protein, which produces MFDTLRNNSRIIVYLVVIAFVISGGFMGYGAYLNNRGGGQAPNQGPAVIAEVNGMEISQQEYYSMLQQQAPNSSLSSSQIIPFRYQVLEALIERKLILAKAEEFDIQVEVSDSEVDENYNNILEQNEITDQELAETLAEQGSTIGELRENIKDSLQNTKTLTEAINQGVGKVEVSDQEIQKLYNQRYLKVETESKKTETENSKQKESDSEPKLEEVSSDLKTEIKNKKRNEAINNWLKELKTDAQIKINQPVLKAYHDLENENYEQAVKQFSDFVEQENTDPIFYSYLAAAYQGQNNYDRAETAYENGLNDFPDNKDLRFKFAEFLAEQDKNEAAVKQLDEISANVESSSDFMTYYKLFIMYSRLGAEEKAEISMEKAREISAQVEQNQQNSEIETDSTSPVDQDSETMEEDLEIETPLETENSN; this is translated from the coding sequence TTGTTTGATACTTTACGCAATAATAGTCGTATTATTGTTTATTTAGTTGTAATAGCTTTTGTTATTTCTGGTGGTTTTATGGGGTATGGTGCTTATTTAAATAATAGAGGTGGGGGTCAAGCTCCTAACCAAGGACCAGCTGTAATTGCTGAAGTAAATGGAATGGAAATATCTCAGCAAGAATATTATTCAATGTTACAACAGCAGGCGCCGAATTCTAGTTTAAGTAGCAGTCAAATTATTCCATTTAGATACCAAGTTTTAGAAGCTTTAATCGAAAGAAAATTAATTTTGGCTAAAGCAGAAGAATTTGATATTCAAGTTGAAGTTAGTGATTCTGAGGTAGATGAAAACTATAATAATATTTTGGAACAAAATGAAATAACAGATCAAGAGTTAGCAGAAACTTTAGCTGAACAAGGCTCCACAATTGGTGAATTAAGAGAAAACATTAAAGATAGTCTTCAGAACACTAAAACTTTAACTGAAGCAATCAATCAAGGGGTAGGAAAGGTTGAAGTAAGTGATCAAGAAATTCAAAAGCTTTATAATCAAAGATATTTAAAAGTGGAAACTGAGTCTAAAAAAACAGAAACTGAGAATTCTAAGCAAAAAGAATCTGATTCTGAACCTAAATTAGAAGAGGTTAGCTCAGATTTAAAAACAGAAATTAAAAATAAAAAAAGAAATGAAGCTATTAATAATTGGTTAAAAGAATTAAAAACAGATGCTCAAATAAAAATTAACCAACCGGTTTTAAAGGCTTATCATGATTTAGAAAATGAAAATTATGAGCAAGCGGTCAAACAGTTCTCAGATTTCGTTGAACAAGAAAATACAGATCCCATATTTTATAGTTATTTAGCAGCTGCTTATCAAGGTCAAAATAATTACGATAGAGCTGAAACTGCTTATGAAAATGGACTTAATGATTTCCCAGATAATAAAGATTTAAGGTTTAAATTTGCAGAGTTTTTAGCTGAACAAGATAAAAATGAAGCTGCAGTTAAACAATTAGATGAAATATCAGCTAATGTTGAATCAAGCTCTGATTTTATGACTTATTATAAGCTCTTTATAATGTATAGTCGTTTAGGTGCTGAAGAAAAAGCTGAAATTTCTATGGAAAAAGCTAGAGAAATTAGTGCTCAGGTAGAACAAAATCAACAAAATAGTGAAATTGAAACAGACTCTACATCTCCCGTAGATCAGGATTCAGAAACAATGGAAGAAGATTTAGAAATTGAAACTCCTTTAGAAACAGAAAATAGCAATTAA
- the hisS gene encoding histidine--tRNA ligase — protein MKFKAPRGTNDILPPATLKWQYIEEKTHEVFSNYNYHEIRTPIFEYTELFQRGIGEVTDIVEKEMYTFEDKGGRSLTLRPEGTASVIRSFLENKIYGQAQPTKYYYIGPMFRYERPQSGRFRQFHQLGVEAIASNDPALDAEIISLGIRLLQKFGLNELELNLNSVGCQECRPDYVAKLKEYLTKNKEQLCDNCKSRIERSPLRVLDCKNKNCQSVINSAPKITENLCSSCDEHFKEVQSYLDILEIDYQINPLLVRGLDYYTNTAFEIKDNALGAQDTIFGGGRYNGLAEEIGNRDVPGIGFALGIERLLLSLEAKDIKLPVEAGVDLYITVIGAKAKRESFKLLDKLRSSGFKTEMDYLDRGVGSQMKSADRMNAEYTIIIGEDELNKNAATIRNMKSGTEKEIKLTNLLEEMKQLVAKEEN, from the coding sequence ATGAAATTTAAAGCTCCCAGAGGAACAAATGACATACTCCCACCAGCTACTCTGAAGTGGCAGTATATTGAAGAAAAGACACATGAGGTATTTTCCAATTATAATTATCATGAAATTAGAACTCCAATTTTTGAATATACAGAACTTTTTCAGCGTGGAATTGGTGAAGTAACTGATATTGTTGAAAAAGAAATGTATACTTTTGAAGATAAAGGTGGACGAAGCCTTACTTTAAGACCAGAAGGAACTGCTTCTGTTATCAGATCATTTTTAGAAAATAAGATTTATGGTCAGGCCCAACCCACAAAGTATTATTATATTGGCCCAATGTTTAGATATGAAAGACCACAATCAGGAAGATTTCGACAGTTTCATCAATTAGGAGTTGAGGCAATTGCTTCTAATGATCCAGCTTTAGATGCAGAAATAATTTCTTTAGGAATTCGTTTATTACAAAAGTTTGGTTTAAATGAACTTGAGTTAAATTTAAATAGTGTTGGTTGTCAAGAATGTAGACCTGATTATGTAGCTAAACTAAAAGAATATTTAACTAAAAATAAGGAACAATTATGTGATAACTGTAAAAGTAGAATTGAGAGAAGTCCACTTAGAGTTTTAGATTGTAAAAATAAAAATTGTCAGTCAGTAATTAATTCTGCTCCTAAAATCACTGAAAATCTTTGTTCTAGTTGTGATGAACACTTTAAAGAAGTACAATCATATTTAGATATTTTAGAAATTGATTATCAAATCAATCCACTTTTAGTTCGAGGTTTAGATTATTATACAAATACTGCTTTTGAAATTAAAGATAATGCTTTAGGAGCTCAAGATACTATTTTTGGCGGTGGTCGCTATAATGGTTTAGCTGAAGAAATTGGAAATAGAGATGTACCTGGAATTGGTTTTGCTTTAGGAATAGAAAGATTATTACTTTCCTTAGAAGCTAAAGATATTAAACTACCAGTAGAAGCAGGAGTTGACCTCTACATAACAGTAATTGGTGCTAAAGCTAAAAGAGAATCATTTAAGTTATTAGATAAATTAAGAAGCTCTGGCTTTAAAACTGAAATGGATTATCTTGATCGAGGAGTAGGTTCACAAATGAAATCTGCAGATAGAATGAATGCAGAGTATACTATAATTATTGGAGAAGATGAATTAAATAAAAATGCGGCCACAATTAGAAATATGAAAAGTGGAACTGAAAAAGAGATTAAATTAACTAATTTATTAGAAGAAATGAAGCAGCTAGTAGCTAAGGAGGAAAATTAA